One region of Oryza glaberrima chromosome 7, OglaRS2, whole genome shotgun sequence genomic DNA includes:
- the LOC127780228 gene encoding uncharacterized protein LOC127780228, which yields MGIKLCFASPAHPKSNSQVERANAEILKGIKTKTYNVLKKHGDSWLEELSAVLWANRTTPSRATGETPFFLVYGAEAVLPSELSLGSPRVALYNEANQDDLRRDDLDYLEERRRRVALCAARYQQSLRRYHQRHVRARSLQVGDLVLRRVQSRLGLSMLSPMWEGPYKVIGVLALFG from the coding sequence ATGGGCATCAAATTGTGCTTTGCCTCGCCCGCCCACCCCAAGAGCAACAGCCAAGTTGAGCGAGCCAACGCCGAAATCCTCAAAGGCATCAAGACTAAGACATACAATGTCCTGAAGAAACACGGGGATTCGTGGCTTGAGGAGTTATCCGCCGTGTTGTGGGCAAATCGGACCACTCCAAGTCGCGCCACGGGGGAAACGCCCTTTTTCCTGGTGTATGGCGCCGAGGCGGTCCTACCTTCGGAGCTTTCCCTGGGATCGCCTCGCGTCGCGCTGTACAATGAGGCCAACCAGGATGATCTTCGCCGCGATGACCTCGACTATCTTGAAGAGCGGAGAAGGCGCGTGGCCCTGTGTGCGGCGCGCTACCAACAAAGCCTACGGCGCTACCATCAGCGCCACGTCCGGGCCCGGTCACTACAAGTTGGCGACCTCGTCCTACGCCGCGTGCAGTCGCGTCTGGGGCTAAGCATGCTCTCGCCAATGTGGGAAGGGCCATACAAAGTGATCGGCGTTCTCGCTCTGTTCGGTTAA
- the LOC127779688 gene encoding thioredoxin-like protein CDSP32, chloroplastic, whose amino-acid sequence MASTAAFLSTLAGSTSLGGATPTSGGGSGRSKTARFLRRRRRGGAVRAAVSGTEQAPETTKKKGGGGGDERVVQVHSAEELDGALRAAKERLVVVEFAASHSVNSSRIYPCMVELSRTCGDVDFLLVMGDESDATRELCRREGITAVPHFTFYKGAEKVHEEEGIGPDQLAGDVLYYGDHHSAVVQLHSRADVESLISDHRGEGGKLVVLDVGLKRCGPCVKVYPTVVKLSRTMADTTVFARMNGDENDSCMEFLRDMDVVEVPTFLFIRDGDIVGRYVGSGRGELIGEILRYNGVKVT is encoded by the coding sequence ATGgcatccaccgccgccttcctgTCCACGCTCGCCGGCTCGACCAGCCTGGGCGGCGCCACGCcgaccagcggcggcgggagcgggaggagcAAGACGGCGAGGTtcttgaggcggcggcggcgcggcggcgcggtgaggGCGGCGGTGTCCGGCACGGAGCaggcgccggagacgacgaagaagaagggcggcggcggcggggacgagcGGGTGGTGCAGGTGCACAGCGCggaggagctcgacggcgcGCTGCGGGCGGCGAAGGagcggctggtggtggtggagttcGCGGCGAGCCACAGCGTGAACAGCAGCCGCATCTACCCGTGCATGGTGGAGCTGAGCCGCACCTGCGGCGACGTCGACTTCCTCCTCGTCATGGGCGACGAGTCGGACGCCACCCGGGAGCTGTGCCGCCGGGAGGGGATCACCGCCGTGCCCCACTTCACCTTCTACAAGGGCGCCGAGAAGGTccacgaggaggaggggatcggcCCCGaccagctcgccggcgacgtcctCTACTACGGCGACCACCACTCCGCCGTCGTCCAGCTCCACTCCCGCGCCGACGTCGAGTCCCTCATCTCCGACcaccgcggcgagggcggcaaGCTGGTGGTGCTCGACGTGGGGCTCAAGCGATGCGGGCCCTGCGTGAAGGTGTACCCCACCGTCGTGAAGCTGTCGCGCACCATGGCCGACACCACCGTCTTCGCCCGCATGAACGGCGACGAGAACGACAGCTGCATGGAGTTCCTCCGCGACATGGACGTCGTCGAGGTGCCCACCTTCCTCTTCATCAGGGACGGCGACATCGTCGGCCGCTACGTCGGCTCCGGCAGGGGGGAGCTCATCGGCGAGATCCTCAGATACAACGGCGTCAAGGTCACCTAG
- the LOC127779689 gene encoding uncharacterized protein LOC127779689 isoform X5, which produces MFVLSQIEHNLPMPPHLLSRPLVDAIKAELERLFLDKVVANLGLCVSVYDIRSVEGGFIFPGEGCSTYKVSFRLLMFRPFVGEVLVGKISGYDEKGLHVSLDFFSDISIPGHLMQYGTARALDGRWMLKTEDGDELYLDLDDEIRFLVSSIKYPPIPVEQKETDRAFAPMQIIGSIKGDGLGLLAWWAADEEEGEAEAEAEE; this is translated from the exons ATGTTCGTGCTCAGCCAGATCGAACACAACCTGCCGATGCCGCCGCACCTGCTGAGCCGGCCACTCGTCGACGCCATCAAGGCTGAGCTCGAGAGGCTCTTCCTCGACAAG GTCGTCGCGAACCTCGGGCTCTGCGTCTCCGTCTACGACATCCGCTCCGTCGAAGGAGGCTTCATCTTTCCAGGAGAGGGCTGCTCCACTTACAAA GTTTCCTTTAGGTTGCTGATGTTCAGGCCCTTCGTTGGGGAGGTTCTTGTCGGGAAGATCAGTGGATATGATGAAAAGGGTCTGCATG TTTCACTTGATTTCTTCAGTGATATAAGCATTCCCGGGCACTTGATGCAGTATGGCACGGCTAG GGCGCTAGATGGTAGGTGGATGCTGAAGACTGAAGATGGTGATGAGCTCTATCTTGATTTAGATGATGAG ATACGATTCTTGGTATCTAGCATAAAATACCCGCCTATCCCAGTCGAGCAAAAGGAGACTGACAGGGCATTTGCTCCAATGCAAATTATT GGAAGCATTAAAGGAGACGGTCTTGGTCTTCTTGCTTGGTGGGCTGCAgatgaagaggaaggagaggccgaggccgaggcagAGGAATAG
- the LOC127779689 gene encoding uncharacterized protein LOC127779689 isoform X1, which yields MNLFLFFFPISAISRPAAHPSPLHPKPHPSSLRPRLPNLAATPPPPPPSARPRRRWGCALLCSGSAAGAVQARGGTAARQRWSCSWLPAFGAFACEMFVLSQIEHNLPMPPHLLSRPLVDAIKAELERLFLDKVVANLGLCVSVYDIRSVEGGFIFPGEGCSTYKVSFRLLMFRPFVGEVLVGKISGYDEKGLHVSLDFFSDISIPGHLMQYGTARALDGRWMLKTEDGDELYLDLDDEIRFLVSSIKYPPIPVEQKETDRAFAPMQIIGSIKGDGLGLLAWWAADEEEGEAEAEAEE from the exons atgaacttattccttttttttttccccatcaGCGCTATTAGTCGCCCCGCGGCCCATCCCAGCCCATTACACCCCAAACCACACCCCTCCTCCCTTCGCCCTCGCCTCCCAAacctcgccgcgacgccgccgcccccacccccgtcggctcggcctcgccgccggtggggcTGTGCGCTCCTCTGCTCCGGCAGCGCAGCAGGGGCGGTgcaggcgcgcggcggcacggccgcACGGCAGCGGTGGTCCTGCTCTTGGCTTCCCGCTTTCGGCGCATTCGCTTGTG AGATGTTCGTGCTCAGCCAGATCGAACACAACCTGCCGATGCCGCCGCACCTGCTGAGCCGGCCACTCGTCGACGCCATCAAGGCTGAGCTCGAGAGGCTCTTCCTCGACAAG GTCGTCGCGAACCTCGGGCTCTGCGTCTCCGTCTACGACATCCGCTCCGTCGAAGGAGGCTTCATCTTTCCAGGAGAGGGCTGCTCCACTTACAAA GTTTCCTTTAGGTTGCTGATGTTCAGGCCCTTCGTTGGGGAGGTTCTTGTCGGGAAGATCAGTGGATATGATGAAAAGGGTCTGCATG TTTCACTTGATTTCTTCAGTGATATAAGCATTCCCGGGCACTTGATGCAGTATGGCACGGCTAG GGCGCTAGATGGTAGGTGGATGCTGAAGACTGAAGATGGTGATGAGCTCTATCTTGATTTAGATGATGAG ATACGATTCTTGGTATCTAGCATAAAATACCCGCCTATCCCAGTCGAGCAAAAGGAGACTGACAGGGCATTTGCTCCAATGCAAATTATT GGAAGCATTAAAGGAGACGGTCTTGGTCTTCTTGCTTGGTGGGCTGCAgatgaagaggaaggagaggccgaggccgaggcagAGGAATAG
- the LOC127779689 gene encoding uncharacterized protein LOC127779689 isoform X2 has protein sequence MNLFLFFFPISAISRPAAHPSPLHPKPHPSSLRPRLPNLAATPPPPPPSARPRRRWGCALLCSGSAAGAVQARGGTAARQRCAEMFVLSQIEHNLPMPPHLLSRPLVDAIKAELERLFLDKVVANLGLCVSVYDIRSVEGGFIFPGEGCSTYKVSFRLLMFRPFVGEVLVGKISGYDEKGLHVSLDFFSDISIPGHLMQYGTARALDGRWMLKTEDGDELYLDLDDEIRFLVSSIKYPPIPVEQKETDRAFAPMQIIGSIKGDGLGLLAWWAADEEEGEAEAEAEE, from the exons atgaacttattccttttttttttccccatcaGCGCTATTAGTCGCCCCGCGGCCCATCCCAGCCCATTACACCCCAAACCACACCCCTCCTCCCTTCGCCCTCGCCTCCCAAacctcgccgcgacgccgccgcccccacccccgtcggctcggcctcgccgccggtggggcTGTGCGCTCCTCTGCTCCGGCAGCGCAGCAGGGGCGGTgcaggcgcgcggcggcacggccgcACGGCAGCGGTG CGCAGAGATGTTCGTGCTCAGCCAGATCGAACACAACCTGCCGATGCCGCCGCACCTGCTGAGCCGGCCACTCGTCGACGCCATCAAGGCTGAGCTCGAGAGGCTCTTCCTCGACAAG GTCGTCGCGAACCTCGGGCTCTGCGTCTCCGTCTACGACATCCGCTCCGTCGAAGGAGGCTTCATCTTTCCAGGAGAGGGCTGCTCCACTTACAAA GTTTCCTTTAGGTTGCTGATGTTCAGGCCCTTCGTTGGGGAGGTTCTTGTCGGGAAGATCAGTGGATATGATGAAAAGGGTCTGCATG TTTCACTTGATTTCTTCAGTGATATAAGCATTCCCGGGCACTTGATGCAGTATGGCACGGCTAG GGCGCTAGATGGTAGGTGGATGCTGAAGACTGAAGATGGTGATGAGCTCTATCTTGATTTAGATGATGAG ATACGATTCTTGGTATCTAGCATAAAATACCCGCCTATCCCAGTCGAGCAAAAGGAGACTGACAGGGCATTTGCTCCAATGCAAATTATT GGAAGCATTAAAGGAGACGGTCTTGGTCTTCTTGCTTGGTGGGCTGCAgatgaagaggaaggagaggccgaggccgaggcagAGGAATAG
- the LOC127779689 gene encoding uncharacterized protein LOC127779689 isoform X3, with protein MNLFLFFFPISAISRPAAHPSPLHPKPHPSSLRPRLPNLAATPPPPPPSARPRRRWGCALLCSGSAAGAVQARGGTAARQRAEMFVLSQIEHNLPMPPHLLSRPLVDAIKAELERLFLDKVVANLGLCVSVYDIRSVEGGFIFPGEGCSTYKVSFRLLMFRPFVGEVLVGKISGYDEKGLHVSLDFFSDISIPGHLMQYGTARALDGRWMLKTEDGDELYLDLDDEIRFLVSSIKYPPIPVEQKETDRAFAPMQIIGSIKGDGLGLLAWWAADEEEGEAEAEAEE; from the exons atgaacttattccttttttttttccccatcaGCGCTATTAGTCGCCCCGCGGCCCATCCCAGCCCATTACACCCCAAACCACACCCCTCCTCCCTTCGCCCTCGCCTCCCAAacctcgccgcgacgccgccgcccccacccccgtcggctcggcctcgccgccggtggggcTGTGCGCTCCTCTGCTCCGGCAGCGCAGCAGGGGCGGTgcaggcgcgcggcggcacggccgcACGGCAGCG CGCAGAGATGTTCGTGCTCAGCCAGATCGAACACAACCTGCCGATGCCGCCGCACCTGCTGAGCCGGCCACTCGTCGACGCCATCAAGGCTGAGCTCGAGAGGCTCTTCCTCGACAAG GTCGTCGCGAACCTCGGGCTCTGCGTCTCCGTCTACGACATCCGCTCCGTCGAAGGAGGCTTCATCTTTCCAGGAGAGGGCTGCTCCACTTACAAA GTTTCCTTTAGGTTGCTGATGTTCAGGCCCTTCGTTGGGGAGGTTCTTGTCGGGAAGATCAGTGGATATGATGAAAAGGGTCTGCATG TTTCACTTGATTTCTTCAGTGATATAAGCATTCCCGGGCACTTGATGCAGTATGGCACGGCTAG GGCGCTAGATGGTAGGTGGATGCTGAAGACTGAAGATGGTGATGAGCTCTATCTTGATTTAGATGATGAG ATACGATTCTTGGTATCTAGCATAAAATACCCGCCTATCCCAGTCGAGCAAAAGGAGACTGACAGGGCATTTGCTCCAATGCAAATTATT GGAAGCATTAAAGGAGACGGTCTTGGTCTTCTTGCTTGGTGGGCTGCAgatgaagaggaaggagaggccgaggccgaggcagAGGAATAG
- the LOC127779689 gene encoding uncharacterized protein LOC127779689 isoform X4, whose amino-acid sequence MNLFLFFFPISAISRPAAHPSPLHPKPHPSSLRPRLPNLAATPPPPPPSARPRRRWGCALLCSGSAAGAVQARGGTAARQRWSCSWLPAFGAFACEMFVLSQIEHNLPMPPHLLSRPLVDAIKAELERLFLDKVVANLGLCVSVYDIRSVEGGFIFPGEGCSTYKVSFRLLMFRPFVGEVLVGKISGYDEKGLHVSLDFFSDISIPGHLMQYGTARALDGRWMLKTEDGDELYLDLDDEIRFLVSSIKYPPIPVEQKETDRAFAPMQIIH is encoded by the exons atgaacttattccttttttttttccccatcaGCGCTATTAGTCGCCCCGCGGCCCATCCCAGCCCATTACACCCCAAACCACACCCCTCCTCCCTTCGCCCTCGCCTCCCAAacctcgccgcgacgccgccgcccccacccccgtcggctcggcctcgccgccggtggggcTGTGCGCTCCTCTGCTCCGGCAGCGCAGCAGGGGCGGTgcaggcgcgcggcggcacggccgcACGGCAGCGGTGGTCCTGCTCTTGGCTTCCCGCTTTCGGCGCATTCGCTTGTG AGATGTTCGTGCTCAGCCAGATCGAACACAACCTGCCGATGCCGCCGCACCTGCTGAGCCGGCCACTCGTCGACGCCATCAAGGCTGAGCTCGAGAGGCTCTTCCTCGACAAG GTCGTCGCGAACCTCGGGCTCTGCGTCTCCGTCTACGACATCCGCTCCGTCGAAGGAGGCTTCATCTTTCCAGGAGAGGGCTGCTCCACTTACAAA GTTTCCTTTAGGTTGCTGATGTTCAGGCCCTTCGTTGGGGAGGTTCTTGTCGGGAAGATCAGTGGATATGATGAAAAGGGTCTGCATG TTTCACTTGATTTCTTCAGTGATATAAGCATTCCCGGGCACTTGATGCAGTATGGCACGGCTAG GGCGCTAGATGGTAGGTGGATGCTGAAGACTGAAGATGGTGATGAGCTCTATCTTGATTTAGATGATGAG ATACGATTCTTGGTATCTAGCATAAAATACCCGCCTATCCCAGTCGAGCAAAAGGAGACTGACAGGGCATTTGCTCCAATGCAAATTATT CATTAA
- the LOC127779649 gene encoding uncharacterized protein LOC127779649, protein MSGAPKRSHEEGSHSTPAKRPLDDSSLYSSPSGKIIQPGSSDFHGSFEHDGRFAKVQRIEPRDDKRPSLAHRMPIGPSNFVDHSISSDGRLESKQNKDPRDTKVDVREAKADTRDVYSDPRVEFPSNKVETDVKTDNRADDNDIRADRRINADYKGDAKLDKDGHPTAISNIAWKDNKEHRGKRNIEQPSDNADWRFPRPGLQGTDESSKGPVPADERSKDAHESTGENKTEPKTEDKFRDKDRKKKDEKHRDFGTRDNDRNDRRIGIQLGGNSVERRENQREDRDAEKWDRERKDSQKDKEGNDREKDSAKESSVATEKENAILEKTASDGAVKSAEHENKTVEQKTLKDDAWKSHDRDPKDKKREKDMDAGERHDQRSKYNDKESDDTCPEGDIEKDKEALGSVQRKRMARSRGGSQASQREPRFRSRMRDGEGSQGKSEVSAIVYKAGECMQELLKSWKEFEATPEAKSAESVQNGPTLEIRIPAEFVTSTNRQVKGAQLWGTDIYTNDSDLVAVLMHTGYCSPTSSPPPSAIQELRATVRVLPPQDSYTSTLRNNVRSRAWGAGIGCSFRIERCCIVKKGGGTIDLEPRLSHTSAVEPTLAPVAVERTMTTRAAASNALRQQRFVREVTIQYNLCNEPWLKYSISIVADKGLKKSLYTSARLKKGEVIYLETHYNRYELCFSGEKARLVGSSSNAADAETEKHQNSSHHHSQNGDRASSEHELRDLFRWSRCKKAMPESSMRSIGIPLPADQLEVLQDNLEWEDVQWSQTGVWVAGKEYPLARVHFLSSN, encoded by the exons ATGAGTGGTGCACCCAAGAGGTCGCATGAGGAGGGTAGTCACTCCACACCGGCAAAACGGCCGTTGGATGACAGCAGCTTGTACTCAAGCCCTTCTGGGAAAATTATTCAACCAGGCAGCAGTGATTTCCATGGTTCGTTTGAACATGATGGGAGATTTGCCAAAGTTCAACGTATTGAGCCCCGGGATGATAAGAGGCCCTCTCTGGCACATAGGATGCCTATTGGCCCCTCCAACTTTGTGGACCACTCAATCTCATCTGATGGCAGATTAGAATCAAAGCAAAATAAAGATCCACGGGACACTAAGGTAGATGTTCGGGAGGCAAAGGCTGACACTCGAGATGTCTACAGTGATCCCAGGGTTGAATTTCCGAGCAATAAAGTTGAGACTGATGTAAAGACGGACAATAGAGCAGATGACAATGACATAAGAGCCGATAGACGGATAAATGCTGACTACAAAGGTGATGCCAAACTGGACAAAGATGGTCATCCTACAGCAATTTCAAACATAGCCTGGAAAGATAACAAAGAACATAGGGGTAAAAGGAATATTGAGCAGCCATCTGATAATGCAGATTGGCGTTTTCCCCGCCCTGGTTTGCAAGGAACAGATGAATCTTCCAAAGGTCCAGTTCCTGCAGATGAGCGGTCCAAGGATGCTCATGAATCTACTGGTGAGAATAAAACTGAACCTAAAACTGAAGATAAGTTTAGAGATAAGGACAGGAAAAAGAAGGATGAAAAGCATAGGGACTTCGGCACAAGAGACAATGATAGAAATGATCGCCGAATTGGTATTCAGCTTGGAGGCAATAGTGTTGAACGAAGAGAGAATCAGAGGGAAGATAGGGATGCTGAAAAGTGGGATAGGGAAAGAAAAGATTCCCAGAAGGACAAGGAAGGCAATGATAGAGAGAAGGATTCTGCAAAGGAGTCATCAGTAGCAACTGAAAAGGAGAATGCAATACTGGAAAAAACTGCATCTGATGGAGCTGTTAAAAGTGCCGAGCATGAGAATAAAACAGTAGAGCAGAAGACACTTAAAGATGATGCATGGAAATCACATGATAGGGATCCCAAGGacaagaaaagagagaaggatATGGATGCAGGAGAAAGGCACGACCAAAGGAGTAAATATAATGACAAGGAATCAGATGATACTTGCCCTGAAGGAGATATAGAGAAGGATAAGGAAGCCCTTGGAAGTGTCCAACGCAAGAGAATGGCGCGATCAAGGGGTGGTAGTCAAGCATCCCAACGAGAACCTCGATTTAGGTCTAGGATGCGTGATGGTGAAGG ATCTCAAG GTAAATCTGAGGTATCAGCCATTGTCTATAAAGCTGGTGAGTGCATGCAAGAGCTTCTGAAATCATGGAAAGAGTTTGAAGCAACCCCAGAAGCTAAAAGTGCTGAAAGTGTGCAAAATGGCCCCACTCTTGAGATCCGCATACCCGCAGAGTTTGTTACGTCCACTAACCGTCAA GTAAAAGGTGCTCAACTTTGGGGAACGGATATTTATACAAATGATTCAGATCTTGTCGCTG TGCTTATGCATACTGGTTACTGCTCCCCTACATCATCACCTCCACCATCTGCAATCCAAGAGCTACGAGCAACTGTTCGAGTTCTACCGCCACAAGACA GCTATACTTCAACTTTAAGGAACAATGTCCGCTCACGTGCTTGGGGTGCTGGTATTGGTTGTAGCTTTCGCATAGAACGCTGCTGCATTGTTAAG AAAGGTGGTGGTACTATTGATCTTGAGCCTCGCCTAAGCCATACATCAGCTGTGGAGCCTACACTTGCTCCGGTTGCGGTTGAGCGCACAATGACAACAAGAGCAGCAGCTTCT AATGCGTTACGTCAACAAAGATTTGTTCGGGAAGTCACAATACAGTACAATCTCTGCAACGAGCCATG GTTGAAATACAGCATAAGCATTGTGGCAGACAAGGGATTGAAAAAGTCATTATATACTTCTGCGAGGCTGAAAAAAGGCGAAGTCATATACTTGGAAACACATTATAATAG GTATGAGCTGTGCTTCAGTGGAGAAAAGGCTCGTCTTGTTGGATCAAGCTCCAATGCGGCAGACGCAGAAACTGAGAAACACCAGAATAGTAGCCACCATCACTCGCAAAATGGGGACAGGGCCTCTTCAGAACATGAACTGCGGGATTTGTTCCGATGGTCCCGCTGTAAGAAGGCGATGCCTGAGAGTTCTATGCGCTCCATCGGTATCCCGCTGCCAGCTGATCAACTTGAG GTGCTGCAGGATAATTTGGAATGGGAGGATGTGCAGTGGTCGCAGACTGGTGTTTGGGTTGCTGGAAAGGAATATCCTCTCGCCCGAGTGCATTTCCTATCATCAAACTAG